The Mycolicibacterium boenickei genome has a segment encoding these proteins:
- a CDS encoding SDR family NAD(P)-dependent oxidoreductase, with translation MTAPITTPFGFESTASEVIAGVDLSGRSAVVTGAASGIGTETARALAAAGAAVTLAVRDAAAGDRVAAELRASTGNSDIRAATLDLADLGSVSSFARAWSGPLHILVNNAGVMAVQELTLSPTGHELQFATNHLGHFTLATGLHRALSAAGGARVVSVSSSGHLRSPVVFDDIDYAFRDYDPFGAYGQSKTANVLFAVEAARRWADDGITANALMPGGILTALQRHLDPAYGAEAAQRFEQAGSQLKTVEQGAATSVLLAASPLLEGVSGRYFDDCNEAKVVDRRDEFGISGVARYALDPSNAERLWEHSLKLVE, from the coding sequence CCTGTCCGGGCGCTCGGCCGTCGTCACCGGCGCGGCCTCGGGCATCGGCACCGAAACGGCCCGGGCGCTCGCCGCCGCCGGCGCCGCAGTGACGTTGGCTGTCCGTGACGCCGCTGCAGGAGATCGCGTCGCCGCCGAACTGCGCGCGTCGACCGGAAACAGCGACATCAGGGCCGCCACCCTCGACCTGGCCGATCTCGGCAGCGTGAGCTCGTTCGCGCGTGCCTGGTCCGGACCGCTGCACATTCTGGTCAACAACGCGGGAGTGATGGCGGTTCAGGAGCTCACGTTGTCGCCCACCGGTCACGAATTGCAGTTCGCGACGAACCATCTCGGCCATTTCACTCTCGCCACCGGCCTGCACCGGGCGCTGTCCGCGGCCGGCGGCGCCCGCGTGGTCTCGGTCAGCTCGTCCGGGCACCTACGCTCCCCCGTCGTGTTCGACGACATCGACTATGCGTTCCGCGACTACGACCCGTTCGGGGCGTACGGCCAGTCCAAGACCGCGAACGTGCTGTTCGCCGTCGAGGCTGCCCGCCGCTGGGCCGACGACGGCATCACCGCGAACGCTCTGATGCCCGGAGGCATCCTCACAGCACTGCAGCGCCACCTTGATCCGGCGTACGGAGCGGAGGCGGCCCAGCGGTTCGAGCAGGCGGGCAGCCAGCTCAAGACCGTTGAACAGGGGGCCGCCACCTCGGTGCTACTGGCGGCCTCGCCCCTGCTGGAAGGCGTCAGCGGACGGTACTTCGACGATTGCAACGAAGCGAAAGTCGTGGATCGCCGCGATGAGTTCGGGATATCCGGTGTCGCCCGATACGCGCTGGACCCGTCCAACGCCGAACGACTCTGGGAGCATTCTCTGAAGCTGGTTGAATAG